The following coding sequences lie in one Maribacter forsetii DSM 18668 genomic window:
- a CDS encoding alpha/beta hydrolase: MTTAPLSLEHIIRPSSLTDKKPPVLFMLHGYGSNEEDLFSFAPELPEELCIIAVRAPYILQPYGYAWYAINFDDEKGKWSDDDQAIESRDKIKTFIEEACSTYGLDENNVNLLGFSQGTILSYAVALSYPEKVKNIIALSGYINESILADSYKENNFDSLNFYSSHGDMDQVIPVDWARKAPELLKNLGIKHVYEEFPAGHGVAPQNFYALKKWISDKI, from the coding sequence ATGACAACAGCTCCCCTATCTTTAGAACATATTATTAGACCATCTAGTCTTACAGATAAAAAACCGCCAGTTTTATTTATGCTGCATGGTTACGGTAGTAATGAAGAAGACTTATTTTCTTTTGCACCAGAATTACCAGAAGAACTATGCATTATTGCTGTTCGCGCCCCTTATATTTTACAACCTTATGGTTATGCGTGGTATGCCATTAATTTTGATGATGAAAAAGGAAAATGGAGCGATGATGACCAAGCTATAGAATCGCGTGATAAAATAAAGACCTTTATAGAAGAGGCTTGTTCTACGTACGGTTTGGATGAAAACAATGTAAACCTTTTAGGCTTCAGTCAAGGTACAATTCTTAGCTATGCCGTTGCATTATCATATCCTGAAAAAGTAAAAAACATAATTGCATTAAGCGGATACATCAACGAATCCATTCTAGCAGATTCTTATAAGGAAAACAACTTTGACAGCCTAAACTTCTACAGTTCTCACGGAGATATGGACCAAGTGATACCCGTAGATTGGGCAAGAAAGGCACCAGAGCTTTTAAAAAATTTGGGTATTAAACATGTATATGAAGAATTTCCTGCAGGTCATGGTGTTGCACCTCAGAATTTCTACGCTCTTAAAAAGTGGATTTCGGATAAAATTTAA
- a CDS encoding dihydroorotase — protein sequence MNILLKSVTIVNGSTKNLHLKKRDILIKNGVIDAIETTIEPTGKTKVIAIKDLHVSIGWFDSGVSFGEPGYEERETIENGLLTAAKSGFTDVILNTSSNPTPDSASDIVYLKNAAKDLLTRVHPLGNLTVKGEGEVLAELYDMKNAGALGFYDYKHPMANANLLKIALQYAQNFDGMVFSFPLDKSISGKGIVNEGVTSTKLGLKGIPALAEELQIARDLFVLEYTGGKLFIPTISTVNSVKLIADAKKKGLQVFCSVAAHNLMITDSALENFDTQFKVMPPLRTAADIKALQKGVKNGTIDFVTSDHTPLNIELKHVEFDNADFGTIGLESIFGMLNELFNIEETIALLTKGRSVFGMTEPQLEVGQEANLSLFTTDDTYEFSQDQIFSSSKNSIAIGKQMKGKVVGAIANNQLVLNK from the coding sequence ATGAATATACTTCTAAAATCAGTGACTATAGTAAATGGGAGTACTAAGAACCTTCATTTAAAAAAGAGGGATATTCTTATTAAAAATGGCGTTATAGATGCTATTGAGACTACTATTGAGCCTACCGGTAAAACAAAAGTTATAGCCATAAAGGATTTACATGTTTCAATTGGTTGGTTTGATAGCGGAGTTAGTTTTGGAGAGCCTGGTTATGAAGAAAGAGAAACTATAGAAAACGGATTACTAACTGCCGCAAAAAGCGGATTTACAGATGTTATTTTAAATACGAGCAGTAACCCAACACCAGATTCCGCATCAGATATTGTGTACTTAAAAAATGCGGCCAAGGATCTATTAACAAGGGTACACCCTTTAGGAAATTTGACCGTAAAAGGTGAAGGTGAAGTACTGGCGGAGCTTTACGATATGAAAAATGCCGGCGCCTTGGGCTTTTATGATTATAAACATCCAATGGCAAATGCCAACCTTTTAAAAATTGCCCTACAATACGCTCAAAATTTTGACGGAATGGTGTTTTCTTTTCCGTTGGATAAAAGCATATCCGGAAAAGGAATTGTCAACGAAGGTGTTACCAGCACAAAATTAGGCTTGAAGGGAATTCCTGCTCTGGCGGAAGAATTACAGATAGCACGAGATTTATTTGTTTTGGAATATACGGGAGGGAAATTGTTTATACCTACCATTTCTACAGTAAATTCAGTGAAACTTATAGCCGACGCCAAGAAAAAAGGATTACAGGTGTTTTGTAGTGTAGCAGCTCACAACCTTATGATTACCGATAGTGCCTTAGAAAATTTTGACACACAATTTAAAGTAATGCCACCACTGAGAACGGCAGCAGATATAAAAGCATTACAAAAAGGAGTAAAAAATGGAACTATAGATTTTGTGACATCTGATCACACTCCTTTAAATATAGAACTAAAGCATGTGGAATTTGACAATGCTGATTTTGGAACAATAGGACTAGAAAGCATATTTGGTATGCTAAATGAACTTTTTAATATTGAAGAGACCATTGCCTTGCTAACCAAAGGGCGTTCTGTTTTTGGAATGACAGAGCCACAGCTAGAAGTCGGTCAAGAAGCAAACCTTTCGCTTTTTACTACAGATGACACTTATGAATTTTCACAAGATCAGATCTTTAGCTCCAGTAAAAACTCCATCGCAATTGGCAAGCAAATGAAAGGAAAAGTAGTAGGCGCCATTGCAAATAACCAATTAGTTTTAAATAAGTAA
- a CDS encoding BatA domain-containing protein: MQFKYPELLWGLLLLLIPILIHLFQLRRFKKTPFTNVKFLKQVVSESRKSSTLKKWLLLFTRMGLLAALVFAFAQPFMANDNALQEKENVFYIDDSFSMNGQIDNGSLFKNTIQDFITNIPSDQRFTLFTNKQVYKDVDIKDIQNDLLNLSVGSEQLGISEIILKGKTYFSDNTTSQKNLVLISDFQQRMGNLTDVDSTSTINIQYIKPGNTIISNTAIDTVFIAERSNDNIEVVAQLTTNSEEKTIPVSLFNDTKLIAKTGANFDQNKKADVRFTINAKDIVLGKVTIMDTGLDYDNQFFFNIDEKSKIKVLVIGNTSADYLKRIYTDEDFSFTTSTLAQLNYSTIENQDLVVLNEISKLPSSLITALKSLSTNGGSFIFIPATKGDINSYNQLSSAYDATRFSTKIEQEIPIAIIKTAHPLFENVFDKKVTDFQFPSVQERYRISTKAPVALSYQNNEPFLVGSKNAYFFTAALSSDNSNFKNSPLIVPAFYNMGMNSLKLPPLYSSIGSKTEIELPLTLQQDDIIKIANDNNEFIPQQRVLPKKVQVNFIENPKEAGIYKIIHNDKTIRHISFNNDRKESELLYTALPENNSNTSVSNFFLESQKDNAINEFWKWFAILALAFVLIETALQRFLK; the protein is encoded by the coding sequence ATGCAATTTAAATATCCAGAACTTCTTTGGGGTCTTTTACTACTACTCATTCCTATACTAATTCACCTATTTCAATTACGCAGATTTAAGAAAACACCGTTTACTAATGTAAAGTTCTTAAAACAAGTAGTTTCTGAATCTAGAAAAAGCAGCACTTTAAAAAAATGGTTACTGTTATTTACCAGAATGGGCTTACTAGCTGCATTAGTTTTTGCATTTGCCCAACCATTTATGGCTAACGATAATGCCCTACAAGAAAAGGAAAACGTTTTTTATATAGATGATTCTTTTAGCATGAACGGGCAAATTGATAACGGTAGCCTATTTAAAAATACCATTCAAGATTTTATAACCAACATACCTTCTGATCAACGTTTTACATTATTCACCAATAAACAGGTATATAAAGATGTGGATATAAAAGATATTCAAAATGACCTTCTGAATCTCTCCGTAGGTTCAGAGCAATTAGGTATTTCTGAAATAATTCTAAAAGGAAAAACCTATTTCAGTGATAATACCACTTCACAAAAAAACTTGGTGCTTATTTCAGATTTTCAACAACGTATGGGCAATTTAACTGATGTAGATTCAACCAGCACCATCAACATACAGTATATAAAACCTGGTAATACAATCATCAGCAATACGGCTATAGATACGGTTTTTATAGCGGAGCGTAGTAATGATAACATAGAGGTAGTAGCACAATTAACTACAAATTCTGAAGAAAAGACCATACCTGTGTCTTTATTTAATGATACTAAGCTAATAGCAAAAACAGGCGCTAATTTTGATCAAAACAAAAAAGCGGATGTACGCTTTACCATAAATGCAAAAGACATTGTCTTGGGTAAGGTAACCATTATGGATACGGGGTTGGATTATGACAATCAATTCTTCTTCAACATTGACGAAAAATCGAAAATTAAGGTATTGGTAATTGGCAATACATCTGCAGATTATTTAAAGCGCATATATACCGATGAAGATTTTAGCTTCACCACTAGTACATTAGCGCAATTAAACTATAGCACTATTGAAAATCAGGATTTAGTAGTTCTAAACGAAATATCAAAATTACCAAGCTCGCTTATTACCGCGTTGAAATCTTTGAGTACCAACGGAGGTAGTTTTATATTCATACCTGCTACAAAAGGCGATATCAACTCTTACAATCAATTATCTAGTGCTTATGATGCAACTAGGTTCTCTACCAAAATAGAACAAGAAATACCCATCGCCATTATAAAAACGGCGCACCCGTTATTTGAGAATGTATTCGATAAGAAAGTAACGGATTTTCAATTCCCTAGTGTTCAAGAACGCTATAGAATTAGTACAAAAGCTCCGGTGGCATTGTCTTATCAAAATAACGAACCCTTTTTAGTAGGGTCTAAAAATGCATATTTCTTTACTGCAGCTTTAAGTAGTGATAATTCAAATTTCAAGAATTCGCCCTTAATTGTTCCTGCTTTTTACAATATGGGTATGAATAGTTTAAAACTTCCACCATTATATTCAAGTATTGGTAGCAAAACGGAAATAGAATTACCCCTTACTTTGCAACAAGATGATATCATTAAAATAGCTAATGATAATAATGAGTTTATTCCTCAGCAACGGGTATTACCTAAAAAGGTTCAGGTTAATTTTATAGAAAACCCCAAAGAAGCTGGTATCTATAAAATTATACATAATGATAAAACGATAAGACACATCAGCTTTAATAATGACAGAAAAGAGAGTGAATTATTATATACTGCGCTCCCAGAAAATAACAGTAATACATCAGTATCAAATTTCTTTTTAGAAAGTCAAAAAGACAATGCCATTAACGAGTTTTGGAAATGGTTTGCTATTTTAGCACTGGCTTTTGTTTTAATAGAAACAGCACTACAAAGATTCTTAAAATAA
- a CDS encoding glycosyltransferase family 2 protein produces MTKPLVSILIPFKNVDEYFEECLKSIQNQTYNNWEIIAVNDNSSDDSLAIAKTFAANDARFKIFSNEESGIITALRKAYAHSSGNFISRMDADDYMSPERIEVMVNSLVQQGKGSLALGKVKYFSKAGVNDGYDRYEKWLNKLTATGDNFKEIYKECVIPSPCWMVHKEDFEASDGFNPNRYPEDYDLAFRFYKLGLKCIPCTTTLHYWRDYDNRTSRTSEHYAQNYFLDIKLRYFLKLEYQTTDNLVVWGAGKKGKTIAKLLVEKNIPFQWVCDNEKKIGKDIYGIRLTHYSKLKESKNSKTIITVANEDDQTMIKSFFKELEQKPSVDYFFFC; encoded by the coding sequence ATGACAAAACCGCTTGTAAGTATCCTAATTCCTTTTAAAAATGTTGATGAATATTTTGAAGAATGCTTAAAATCCATTCAAAATCAGACCTACAATAACTGGGAGATTATTGCCGTCAACGATAATTCAAGTGATGATAGTTTAGCAATTGCCAAAACTTTTGCAGCCAATGATGCTCGATTTAAAATATTTTCAAATGAAGAATCCGGCATTATAACGGCACTTAGAAAAGCATACGCACATAGTAGTGGCAACTTTATATCAAGAATGGATGCTGATGATTACATGAGCCCAGAACGGATAGAAGTCATGGTCAATTCTCTAGTACAACAAGGAAAAGGAAGTCTTGCTTTAGGGAAGGTAAAATATTTTTCAAAAGCAGGAGTAAATGACGGTTACGATCGATATGAGAAGTGGTTGAATAAATTAACCGCTACCGGTGATAATTTTAAAGAAATATATAAAGAATGTGTAATACCCTCCCCTTGTTGGATGGTACATAAAGAAGATTTTGAAGCTAGCGATGGTTTTAATCCTAATCGTTATCCTGAAGATTATGACCTTGCTTTCCGCTTCTATAAATTAGGCTTAAAGTGCATACCCTGCACCACTACCCTACATTATTGGCGAGATTACGACAACAGAACATCGCGAACCAGCGAGCACTACGCACAGAATTATTTCTTGGATATTAAGTTGCGCTACTTCTTAAAATTGGAATACCAAACAACAGACAATCTAGTCGTATGGGGCGCTGGTAAAAAAGGAAAAACGATTGCCAAACTGCTTGTAGAGAAAAATATTCCTTTTCAATGGGTCTGTGATAATGAAAAGAAAATTGGGAAAGATATTTACGGTATCCGCCTGACCCACTACTCTAAGTTAAAAGAATCAAAAAATTCCAAAACCATTATTACCGTTGCTAACGAAGATGACCAAACTATGATCAAATCGTTTTTTAAAGAATTGGAACAAAAGCCATCTGTAGATTATTTCTTCTTTTGCTGA